From the Lemur catta isolate mLemCat1 chromosome 1, mLemCat1.pri, whole genome shotgun sequence genome, the window CACACAAGCAGAGGGGTCACCTCGTCCCCGCCTGTCTCTCAGGTTACTCAGCGGCCGGAAGATCCACAGCCAGGAGGAGGCGTTGGCGGTAAGGACGCCTGCCGGGCCTGGGTGGACCGGGCGGGACCGGGCGCCAGGCGGCCGGATGGGTGTCGCGCACCCcgcctatgtgtgtgtgtgtgtgtgtgtgtgtgtgtgtgtgtgtgtggtgtgtgtgaggtaTGTGAGGGGTGtgaggtgtatgtgtgtgtatgtggggtgtgtgtgtatgtgtgctgttTGTGAGAAGGGTGGGGGGTGCACATGTGAGAGGCATGTGTGTATGCAGTATAtgaggtgtgtgtatgtgagtgtgtctgtgttgCAGGGGTGTACATacgtgtggggtgtgtgtgacaGGGACTCCTTGCCCGCGCTTGGCCCTGGAGCGAAGGGCGCCGCGGAATCGGCACACACGCTGCTCGAGGCAGCCGTGCCGTAAAGAGTCGCAGAAAAGCCGACCTGGGGAGAGGCCGGGGCCTCCTTGCTGCAGGGTGGCGACTTATCTGCCGGGTCCCCAGGGGTGTGGGGAGGCCCGCTCTGGTCACCTACCTAGGGGGGACCTCATGGCCTCAGGCCCTTGAGCCCCTCAGGGTTCCTCCCAGATCTCGGGGTgaccccaggagggctggggtcCGGGGTCCCTTCCCAGCTGCCGGGGGGGTGCGGCCATCTGGTTTCAGCCTCACCTGTGCCTGGGAGTGCGTCGGGGGCTCGTGACGCAGGGGACAGTGGCTGACCGCGTAGCTTGCTCCTGTCCGGAAGCATCGTCTCTGCGCGTGGCGTGGGCCAGTGGGTGCTGACAGGCTCCCTGTGCTCCGCAGGTGATGGACATACTGCACGCCATGGGCCCCGACACGGTGGTCATCACCAGCTCCGACCTGCCCTCCTCCCGAGGCAGCGACTACCTGATCGCGCTGGGCAGCCAGCGGACGCGTGAGTGCCCCACCTCCCGCGCCTTGGCGCCTCTGGTCCTGCCCGCTCAGGTGTCCTTTGAGGCTTCAAGAATGTTTCGGGTTCAGCAGAACGAAAGTTACACCTTATTCAGCAAGTCCCGCTGGCCTCGAGGAAGAGCACACGCAGACGGATCAGGAGAGGCTGCCGTGACCTGGGGGGCCCTGGGGGTGTTGCAGGTCACCCCAGGGCTCCACAGCCCAGCCCGCAGCCCTGGGGTGGTGCCCCGACTTAGGGCTCTCAGGGGTCAGGAGAGACGCCCTGGACCGCCCAGTAAGCTGAGTGGACGGGCTGGAATCGGATTCTGTGGCCCTGGGTCCCCAGGCCTCCCGCAGAGCCGGGTCCCCGTCCCTGACCTCACTGGGGTCGCGTCTGCTGGGCCGTGCTGATTGTTGGAGGGTACAGACACCACCTGGGTAATTTTCTCTGGACAGTGTGAACGTGACACAGGAGGCTGGGGTCACGTGTAAAGACAGTGACTGACCCCGGGTTCATAGCCCTGGGCTGCGGAGAGCAGTCCCGTGTGCAGTCTCTGTGCCGCGCTGTCTGCCTGTGGGCACGGAGCCTCTCGAGCACACccgtacacgcacacacacacctgcacacgcacacgtgcacTCTTTAGCACGTCCAGGTAGTTCCTGGTTCTTCACACTGTTGTTGCTCTCTTGGGGAGCTGCCTGGTGTCCCCTGGGCCATCCTGACCACGTGGCCCTCTGAGGTTCCAGCCTGTCACTTTCTCCCTCGGAAGGGGGGGAGGTCACCACACACATTCCAAGCTGTGGGCGCCTGACCAGGGCCCACGCTCTGCCCATGTGGCCTCCCTGCTGCGGTGCCGGGAGGAGCAGGGACGCGGAAGCCGGCCTTCTGGCAGTGGAGTCTCGGGTCCCAGTGGCCCTGCCCGTCCTCTCCCCCCAGGGAGGCCTGACGGCTCCACAGGGACCGAACGCATCCGGATGGACATTCACAAGGTGGACGCCGTCTTTGTGGGCACCGGGGACCTCTTTGCTGCCATGCTCCTGGCGTGGACACACAAGCACCCCAACAATCTAAAGGTCGGTGACATGCACACGGCCACCCCTGTGCCTCAGGGAGCGGGTCACGAtggtagggggaggggagggacccGGCTGAGCAGGGAGGGCTGGCCCCAGTGCCGGTGGGGAGGGCGGCAGCCGGGCCGCGGGCTCCGGAGTCAGACCCCAACACCGcgggtcccctccctccctcccgtaTGTGGGAAGTGGGATGGTCAGGGGGCTGCGTGCGGGGGCTTGCATGGGACAACGTGTTCAGGACGCACCGGGTCCCACCCTGGCTCAGGTGCTGCTGCCTGACGTCACCAGACTGAGTGTGCCAAGCTGTGGCGTCCCTGGTGACCTAGGAGCCCCTCCTAGAAGAGCAGCACAGTACAGCGTGTTTGCTAACACGAAACCACTGCAGCGACTTGAGGGCCTGGGAACCTGGATGCCGGCTTCGGACCGGGAGGCGGGAGGTGGAGGCGCAGGGCCGGGTGGGCGTCGGGGTCAGACTGGCGTGGAGACCCATCTCCCTGTGGGTCGCGCCACATCTGTCCCACCGTTCCCTGCGTCTGCACAGAGACACGGCGCCTGGCCCGGGCACTGCTGGGCAGGGCGGATCTGTTGCTAGGCTGGTTTGGTACATGGGTGTCGGGGCCTTTCTCGTGTGCTAGGCGGTTAAGCACGAGGCATGGCAGGGACGGGGAGTCTCGTGACAGCCACATCACTGGGTCGCTGGTGACCTTCTGCCCTGTGTGCAGGAAAGTTGCGTTGTGACCTCTTAGATTGCTTTTGTCTGGGGCCCCACCAGCTGGCCATCGGATGTGTCCTCGTTCACTGCCGTCCGCAGCCCTGGGGCTCACTGAGCCAAACTCCCCCGGGTGTCCCGTGTGCAGCACGGTGGGCTCAGGCACAGTGGAGGGGGCTGGCGTCCCTTTGGAACATGGGTGGGGCAGGCATGAGGGAGAggccagaggaggaagggacacCTCCACCTGGGACACACTCGGGGAAGAGAGTTGGGACGTCACGGTCTGGAATCGGCTCCCCGGTGCTGTCTTTGCTGGGCTCCTCGAGGGGCTGTGTCCCCCTGGGGGCAGGCgacccccgccctgccccctgcAAGTCAGTCAGGCCGAGTCTCTGGCTCCTTCCTGGTTTATAGAATGGTGTGGACTGAAGCCCTTCCCCTCCCGTGGGACAGGCCTGCAGCTGACCCCAAACTCGTCATGGGATTGTGTGGTCCCCTCACGGTCTCACCCCCGCCTGCGCCACTCGAGGGTGGGGTGGGCCGGCCCCCCCTTGTGGTTGGCAGCACTTGGTGCAGGACAGCGGAAACTCGCCAGCTGGTGCCCGGAGCAGGCCTCGGTGCCGCGGCTCCAAGGCCAAGTCTCTGCACTAGTCTGGGGCTGGGGAGTCAGGAGCAAGTTCCCCCGCACTGCTGAGCCCCTTAAGCCTTTGACTTTGAGACGCTGTGAGTAGTGATGACTTTGGCTGAGTTTGGGGCAGCGGCTCTTTCCCTTGTCGGTTCTTCGTAATTAATTCCACGAGCTCTCCTCGGGAAGCTGCTACCTCCAGGCGGTGGAGGGCGTGCGGCAGCCCCTGGCAGGAGCTGGTTATTTGAATAGCAGCCACTGCTCAGCTCTCCGGGGGCGCTCTGGCCAGTGGAGCAGCCGGCAGCCACGCAGGGTTTGGAGCGTGTGAGCTGGTGGAGGCTCCCTGGTGGCTCAGAGGGTAGGACAGACGGTCTTTGTGTTCCCTGAAAATTCCCTCCGGGCAGCGATGAGCACACGGGAGCCCCAGGTGGGCCACAGCAGGTCTCCTCCCTGCAGGTGGCCTGTGAGAAGACGGTATCAGCCATGCACCACGTCCTGCAGAGGACCATCCAGTGTGCAAAAGGTACGCCAGCCGGGGCTGCCCGCGTGGCCATGTGCCCCGGAAGGGGGCGGGAGAGAGGAGACGTCACTTGCTTGCTACGAGGGTGTGAGGGGTTCTCCTGCTGTGGAGGGGTCGCTGCGGCCCAGCTGGCCTTGGCCGTGGGATCCGGCGGTGGCGCGGTGCTTCTGGAATGGGGACTGGGGACGTGCTCCGGGCTGCAGAGGGCTCGCACAGGCAGGGGGACGGAAACTCAGGGGCCCCATCCTTGGTTTGCCCTGCAGCCCAAGCTGGGGAAGGACTGAGGCCCAACCCGGCCCAGCTGGAGCTGAGGATGGTCCAGAGCAAAAAGGACATCGAGGACCCAGAAATCGTCGTCCAGGCCACAGTGCTGTGAGCCCGGCGTGCGCGCCCGCAACGCACAGCGTGTTGGTGTCTCCGTTCTTGTCCCTGTGAAACATGTAACGTCTGCCTTAGAGCTATGACCGAAACTTGACATTTTTTTGTTCATGAATGTCCAGCATCAACTGGTCTCCATCGTGAACACGTGCCAGCTGCGCTTTGTAAACGGTAACAAAGcgatccctcccctcccccaaggctATCGGGCCGGGGGACACCAGTCCCCATTTGCCATCTGGGGGCGTCCCGCGTGAGAGGGTGGGCCCGCGAGGCCAGTGCCGCCACCCCGGGGAACCTCGCGGGGGCCACTGGTCGCTGCTGCCACACAGAAGCCCCGTGCCCAGTGGGCTGGGCTCAGGTGGCCTCTGTGTGTTTGCGGCTGTGAGAGTGGCGGGGTTTTAGCCTTGGCATCTGGGAGAATTCGCCAAATACCTTCGTTGTCATTCTGATCTTACTCTTTGTTCCGGCATCAGAGTTTCTGTCCCTTAACTTGCTGCTCTCTAGGGCCCTGGGTGTTTCAGGTCTCGTGCTGTTGTTTAACTGTGAACCTGCTCAGACACACACGGGTGCTGTGGTCACCTAGACAGGGACCcggccagggcccagcacagtcGAGTTGGTCCACAGCCTCCCGGGTACCAGCGGGCCCCTGCGCCTTGTGGGCACCTCATGGGCACCCGCTGAGCCAAGGGAGGGGCTGCTGATAGGGTCAGGGTCGCTGCTGGGCCGCGGGCAGCTTGTGAAGTTCTGGGAAAAGCACCGTGTCGGGTTCCTTGTGGAAACTCACCTAGTGATGGTATGACAGGTTAAGCACCGAGTGTTTGCCGCATACTGCTGGTGACAGTGCGTGGAGCCACAGTGCACGTGTACAGACAGGGACAGAGGACAGAGTCAGCCcttgtcccctgccctcccctccctccgcTCTGCGTTCTGTGCCAGCTCCAGCTCTCTGCCCTCTCTGGGGAGGGTGTTGGTATGGGGGGGTACAGCTCTCAGACTCCGTGGGCAGGCTGGGACAGCAAAGGCCAGCTCTGACACAAGTGTAGTGGTCCACGGCTTGGTGTGACTTTCCTGGCCCCACTTTGCCCAGAGTTTGGGGTCCCCCTAGGTGTGGCTTCAGGTGGGGTGTGCCCATCTCAGCCTGCCTTGATCTCAataccccaccccatccctgcaCCCCAGTTCTGGGGGTACAGAGGTTTGCATCTGGGGAACCCACAGCCTGGAGAGAAATAGGGAGACTGCAGGGAAGTGGGAGCCCATGTGGCCCCCGGAAAGTGGGCTCTCCCAGGGGTACCCCCACTCCATGCCCCGCAGGCAGGCCTCTTCCAGAGCCTGCACCCTCTTCTAGTGCAGTTCCGGTGTCTTCCAGAAGGACTCACTTAGCAGTTGCGCATCCTTCACCTTGTTGGAAAATGCCCTGAAATGAAGAGATGCTGGTCCATGTGGAACTCGCGGCCCTTCCACTCTTTCTTGCCCACGTCGCTCCCTTCCGAAAGTGTTCACGCCCGTGCGTTCGTGTGCCCTGACAGCTGTGCGCGGGGCCAGGGTGTCCGGCTCCCCCACCAAGGCCGGGGCAGTGGCCTCCCCACAGGCGAGCACAGGGACCAGCCAGAGTCACCAGGCCCTTGGCCTTTGTGGGGCCTTTAACTGGAAACGCCGTCACTGCCAAGTAGAGACTGGGGCACGTGCCACGTTGCCAGCCGTGAGCAAAgctttttccccccttctttattttttatatcaagaGCAGGTGTAGGACTAGGAAAAGAACCTAAACGTGTCTGTCTTCAATGAGACGGTGAAACACCCTGAAAATACGGCGTTGGGTGCAGGCCCTGTGTGTGCGGTGGACTGACCTGAGGCCAGTGTGCTCCGGCGAACGCGGTTCCATCCTGGTTCTGTCAGTCTCACTGCAGAGGCCGAGTCCCCACCTgagtttaattcttttatttctctgtgctgggcacagaaGGACGAGAATTGTTGCACCGCGAGAGCTTCCTGTCAAATCGTGGACTCCCTGGCACAGTCGGAAccctcctcttctgtctcctttgGCTGCACAGACCAGACCAGGAGAGGTTGAGGCTGAGCCTCGTGGTTAGGCAGCAGGAAACGGGGGGTTTCTGAGAGTGCAGGCGCCTTGGTGGGGCACAGGGCTTTTGTAGAAGCAGCGTCCGATGTTCCGCTCCTCCGGGCACGGCTGTCCCAGTCACCGCCGCGTGGGCACACTCGGTCTCCGGCTTGAGCGGGGGCCCTGGGTGGTCTTGATTTACACTTTGCTGTCCGAGAAGTTAACCACAGGCATTGGCAGTGGTTCTTGATGCGGCTTGGATTCACATTAgaattaatctttgtttttactttccatAGTTTGataacatgcaaaataataatttattttaatgtgagaGCTGTATTAGCCCAGAATCGCCTGCTTGTTATCAGGGTACAGAATTTTAATACTTTCTTATTCCGGTTTTTCAAGCCTCCTCCTGTAGACCTTAAGGATGAATTATACAACACTAtcctttttaaaatcaacttgaaATCATTACCTAGTCCTGCTGAGGTCACTGTGAGCATCTGTGTTATTTTTGCGACGTATGTCAGTGATTGTAAAAGTGATGCTTTGTTTAATGTCGTGTTCTCAAACTTGTTAGGACCAGTTTTTAAAACGTTTCATTTGACAGTGGACTGAGCCAGGCTTGGCTGTCCCCCCAATGAGCAAGTGAGATTGTTCTGTGCAGAGAACACCGGGCCTGCCAGGCAGGTGCCCGGGTCCCTGGTCTGACAGTCCCCAGCACTGCGTCATCTGTGATGAGAAGATCAAGGACATGTGTGGGCGTGCAGGGTGGGGTCGGCCccaaggaggaagaggcaggtggGACAGGGTGGTGGGCTCGGCCGTTGCATCCCTGGCGCCAGCACGGCCCCTCACCCTGCACGTCTGCCTCCCGGGGCGCGAGCCTCATGGCCTCTCTTTAGTTGACATGTACAAAAAGGGGTGAGAACATTCCGGCCCTGGGACCCTTCTTCTGGCCCTTCCTGCCCTCTGGCAGGGGCACTGGGGTCCATATATTGATGTGTGTAATACATGCTGATCCGGGGCCCCGCCGCGTGGCAGGACTGTGTTCTGCTCAGCAGCTGGGaatcctgccccctcccctgccacccgcCTGGTTCGAAGGCCTCCTTCACGCACCTCTTCCCGTGGGTTGGGGGGCCGCTCAGGACCCCTCCCAAGCACCTGTCCGAGCCCAGAGAGAGCAGACTGGAGTGTGAGTGAGCAGAGTGGGTCGTGCAGGCAGAGACTCGGACTCTGGTCCTGAGTTCTGATGGGAGACAGACGCCACTGGGTGCTGTAGGGGCGCAGCTCCGCCTTGTTTTCACCCTGCGCCCCTCTTGCCAGGGCAGAGTGCCGGCCTCGGTCTGTCCGAGGAGCACGTCACAGGTGCCAAccaccaggaccaagtgggctcTCAGAAggcccccaggcccagctcccCTGCCCGAAGCTCCGTGGTCAGCCCAGACCCAGGGGAGCCTGGAACTTGCCCGGCTGGTTCGGGTGGACTCTGTCCCCTTGGGGCTCCGGCACCGGGAGGAGGCTCCAGCCGTGCAGCCCTGGAGctgtgggcagagcagggccTGTCCTGTGCGTCCCTCCCGCGGTCCCTTCCCGACGGGTGTGGCATCAGTGCAGGTGCTGGCTGGCAGGCCCTGCATGCGGGGGGGGTTTAGGAACCTGTGTCCTTTCTGGAGATACTTCCTGCCACTTCAGGGGTCTCTGCGTCCGCCCTCCCCTCGGGAGATTAAACATTAGCTGccttttgggggatttttttttaagtatctgcATCTCTGTGAGGTGATAGGGACCGGCGTGCGTGGTCTGCGGGGCCTTCTGCTTGGGCCCCCGGGCGCCGCCGCCCCCGCGGGGCGTTCGTGGTGTGTGTCTTCCCGTCCACTCTGCGGTGTGTTCTCCGTGTGGAATGTCTTCTGTTCCCAGTGTGAAGACGGTGATTGAGAAAGTGTCTTAACCGCATTCCTGCCTTCCGTCCTAACACAAGGCATTCCCTTGttgaaaacagaatttaataACTTTAGATCTGACTTAGTGAATACTTTAAACTTTGTGTTAATGGAAAGTGCTTcctggagttgtttttttttttttttttaattctggcaGAATAAAcagatgtttttaaagttttcccaCTGTGAGAGCCACCCAGGGCCCTGTCCTCAGCAGGAGGGCGTGGCTGGGGAACGCCAGCCCCAGGTTGCCATGGTGAACAGCACTCCACGTACCagcctctcctctgtcccttccccggTGTGCTGTGGAGAAAGTCCTGATCTTTGTGCAATAGGAAACCCACTCCAAATGCCTTCCGGTGCGGGGGACACTGCCCCTGGCTGCTGAGGCGTGGCTGTCCTGCCAGTCAGTTCTGAAACCGGGAGCAAGGCCGCCCATGCCAGCGGAGTTGGGCGGCGGgaacagaggagggagggagggccacCCTGAGCCCGTGCTTGGAAGCCCCCAAAAAGGCCTTGGAAGTGACTGGGAAAACTCGCCCTAAGTAAAGCCATCCTGGCCCCTCACTGTGCTGCGGGGTGCGTCAGCTGTGTTTGAAGCCACTAGAGTCATTGTGGCCCGAGATGCAGCTCCTGGAAAGGAGGGAGGGCGTGGGGCTGGGGGGATTCGGCCTGTCCTGGAGAGTGACGGGGAGGTGAGGACACCTGTGTCACAGCTCCAGACACAGGAGATCCCACAGGCGTCGGAAACCCCTTTTGTGGCGATGGGAGGTGCAGGTGTTAGTGTTTGGGGGATGGGAGTGAATCCCTGGTTTGCTGCACGGAGCCCTGCGGTCCCGGAGCCCTGCGGTTGGGGCGTGTGTGGGTGGCAGTTTGAACTCCTTCAACTTTGTAGCTGCTTCATTCCTGATTTAGAACTTGAGCTGGAATTTCATCCAATTGTTGCAAAACTGGACCAACAGAAGGACTGAGGAGCTGCCCCGTCCTCCCCTTGAAAGGAGCTCAGCCCTCTGGAGGCTCCTGAGCTCGGAACAAAGCACACATCACCCCCGTGGCCCCGCTGCGAGGGGCGTCCCTGAGGTTCGGGGTGGTTCCTGCAGCCCTCGGGCGCCAGCCCTCCGTGCGTtccgtgtgagtgtgtgtgtccgCCTCGCGTAGGCCGTGTCTGTTTTGTGCTGGTCCTGTTGACTTCTGTGATTAtccacaaataaatattttcgTGGCGACTGTGTGGAGGAGCGATGATTCCACCCCCGAGCTCTCTCATCTGCGTGCAACTTAGAGCCACCGCGTCCCCCAGCCAAGCCGGAGTGTTGCTGGGAGCACCAGGAGCCGATTCCCCAAGAAGGAAAGGGTGTGCCCTGTCCCTGCCCGTGTGGCCCAGGTCCCCTCTCGTCCTGCTCTCTGTCTCCGCCCGGGGGCTGGCCCGAGTGCTCCAGGcgggctcccccaccccctaccgGGTTCCGAGGCCCAGCTCTGAGCCTTGGCCAAGCATCTCTGCCCCTCCTGGGTCTCGCCGACACCTGCCTCATGTCCTCGTGCCTGGGTGGTGACGGTGTCCGCTCCTCTGACTCACACACACCTTGTGCACAGAAACCCTTAGACTATTTGCAGTGGCCGCCGGGCTCGTTGCTTTGTGCCAAAAAGGCAAGAGAAGCCTGGGCTATGACTGCTCCGCAGAACCAGCCCTCCCCGGGAGACCCCGATGGCCCCTGTGGTCGCATGTTTACACGGTGGACACGACACCGAAGGCCTCGCGCCGGAGGCATTCGTCTCCTGCCTCGTTCATGGGGTCCGCTGCACGCCTGGAACACCGCCTGccaccccaccccggcccctTTTGGGGGCCTGACCCTCCTTGGAGCACATGTCACGGGTCCTCTGGCCTGGGGGCCAGATCCTGGTTGGTGTGTGGGTGTCCCCAGGCTGCAGTGACAAATCCCACCAACCGAGTGGCAGGAGGCAACACAAGTGTGTTCTCTTACTGTTGAGGCCAAAGTCTAGAACAGCACCTTCTGGAGGCTCTCGGAGAGCGAGCCTCCTGCCTTCCAGCGGCGGGGCTCCGCACCCCTCAGCTTGGGGGGGTCCCCCATCTCCAAAGCCAGCGTCGCGGCGTCTGCgatctctgccttcctctcagaAGGACCTGAGATGACGTTAGACCTACCCAGACAGTCCAGGGCAGTCTCTCCTCCCAAAGTCCTTAGTTTAATCACATCTGCACAGCCCCTCTCGCCAAACCTGAGCTTCCCTGTTCACAGGTTCAAGGGATGAGGGCGTGGACCTCTTTGGGGGCCATTACTCAGCCCACCACAGCCTGTGACAGGCAGGTGGGGCAGGTCCTGACTCCCCTCCCAGGGCCTGAGCCACatgcgaggaggaggaggaggaggaggaggaggaggaggaggaggaggagggccatgccccacccccacccccaggcctcagCCATTTTCCAGGACTCCGGCTGGTGGCTCCCCTGTGGGCGGGAAAGGTGGGGCTCAGGTCAGGACCCCCCTGGGTCCACACTGGCTTAAGGGGTTCAGAGTCTGGGCTCCCAGAAAAGAGGGCCTGGGCCAGGGTTTCAGCCGAGGGGCCGCCCAGGCTGCAGAGCGAGGAcaagtggggagggtgggaaggcagAAGTCCTGGTGGTGTGGCCCTGAGGCCACCGCAGGTGGTTTGCTGGGCCTCGAAGGAGTGACACCGCCAACATCCTCTGGCCATGGACACCTGCCCCCGGGCTCGGAGTGCCGCAGGTCCCTTGGCACTGTGAGCACGTCACATGCATGCTGGGGGCCGGACCTTCAAGGTTTGCCCGTCCCCCACTGTCCCCCGGCTGGACCTGTTCAAACCCTCCATTCAGCTCAGTGCGCCAAGGGTAGGGGCTGTGGGGGCCCGGCCAGTGTCAGGGGGGCTGAGCTTTTGGGAGGCCTCTGGGATCACACCACATGCTCATCCCCCACAGGTGCCGGTGCCGACTGGCCCCTGTGACAGCGCTCAGAGCTGGCTCTCCCCCAAGCCTGCACCCCAgcggggaggcaggagagggaagggctGGCCAGCTCTCGTTATTGCTGGTTTTGGTACCAGCTCTGTTGAGCTGTAATTCACGTATCACGCCGACTGCCCCAGCTGAAGTGTGGAATGCAGGCACTGGTTCTGAGGGAGCTCTGCTGAGGGCACGAAATGAAGCCTGGACAGgtgtccccccaaatttaatGATGTCCTGCAAAAAGTCATGTTCACTCCCAACTTCagaatatgattttatttggaaataaggtctttacagatgtaatttGCCCAGTAAAaggaggtcatactggattaggaccCGAGATCCAATGCCTGGCGTCCTAGTGAGAAGGTGGCCGTGTgaccccagggcccaggctgcagCGCCAAGTGAGGGACGGCTGGGCCTGGCAGCCCCGGAAACTAAGACACGGTCACTTCCAAGTGAGGGTTCTTTTCGGGGAGGAGTGGGCCCCTGAGAGTGGGATAGGACCCTTGAGGACAGGCCTGAGTCCCCCGAGTGCCTGGGCTGTGGCACTGTTCTCCCCTCACCCGATTGCTAGAGGAGATGGGCCTCCCACACCTGGAGCCCTGCGACACCCTCACCTGTGTCAGGTGCCTCTCAGGACAGCACTTGTGCCTTCCAGATCTGCCCCCAGCACCCATCAGGGCTCCAGGGCCACCGCTGGTCAGGTCTCAGCCCAGCAGAGTGGCTGGGCTGGAAGGCGTGTTCTGACACCCCAGGAAGTTCGGGACAGCCCCCTGGAGCTGTCCCCAGGGTCTGCCGAGATGCTCCTTCAAGCGTGGACTTGCTGGTCCAGAGCCGGGGAGGTGGAGCCTCCCCTCTCGCCTGCCTACTCCAGCTGCCGCCTTAGCTGCCAGGTGTGTCTGTACGCACGCACGGGGTGACCTCACCTCTCTGCGTTAACTGCTGCAGGGCTCCCACGGCCCAGCCCACCAGGTCCCGATCCTGGCCACGCAGCAGAGCCCCCCTGAGCTTCACACAAAGCAGGTCCCTGGGCCCACCCTAGACCTACAGAATTGAGTTTCCAAGCTCACTGGGTGCTTGTGATGTCAGCCAGGACAGCACAGAAGCCCACCCCTGAGCCTGCCGGGCCACCTGGTGGCCACCATCCTCCCGGCACCGTGAGCTGCCACAGGCAGGTGGGGTCAGCACTCATCACAAGCTCCTGACACTGTTACAGGGCTCAGCGTGGGGAGACAGGACAGGagaagctgagacccagagagccACACCCACCAGCTGCCCAGAAGGAACCCAGAGGCCCCAACTTCTGGGGTCACACTGAGAATCTGGGAGGATCCCTGGGGGGCTCGAGTGCTGACCTGGGGCCATGAGGCTCCCCCCAGGTGACCAGCGTAGACATCTCTCCCTCTGAGGGACAGAGCAGGTAAGTGGACGGTCACAGCCCTGCAGCAAGGAGGACCTGGCCTCTCCATAAAGTGGCTTTTCTGTGACTCTTCACGGCACAGCTGCCGCGGAGCAGTGTGTGTGTGGATCCCATGGAGGTGGTGGCGTGGCCGCTCCCTGCCCGCTGCAGTGATGGGCGTACTACACTCCACGGACCGGACAGTGGTCACCCCagctcccacctgccctcccgCAGGGCAGCCCGCAGAGGCGCAAGTGCCCCACTCTGGACTCTGAGTCATACCTGGGACCGCGCGACCGGCTCCTGGCAAAGCCGTGTCTGCTATGCCCTGGCCAGGGCCCTGCTCGGGCTCCTAGGGGGCCTGGGGCTGAGCCCCCAGCCTGTCCCCCCGGAAGAGGTTATCCTGCCTGCGCCCAGAAAGTGTCTCAGGCACGTCGGGCCCTGGAGTGGGGACCAAGAGGACAGCCACGTTTTGTAGACAGGTGGTCGTGAGCACAGTGGAGTGGCCTAACTAGGGGCTGGCTGTGGCAAGGGGAGCTCCCGGAGCAGAGCCTGAGACGCCGGagctgtgtccctgtccctgtcgTTTGGGGGCAGAAACGGGGATTACCCCTGCTCCCAGGCGGCCCCATCAGACTCGCTAGATGCTCCACCCGGTAGCGGAATGATGGGTTCCCCACGCCTACACTTTCTCCTGCACAATTTTCATCCAATTATCTGTTATTCTGTTTCTACTCTAATTCGAATCTAATCTCATCTAGATCAGTCCACCGTGTGCACA encodes:
- the PDXK gene encoding pyridoxal kinase isoform X3; translation: MEEECRVLSIQSHVVRGYVGNRAATFPLQVLGFEIDAVNSVQFSNHTGYAHWKGQVLNSDELHELYDGLKLNNVNKYDYVLTGYTRDKSFLAMVVDIVQELKQQNSRLVYVCDPVMGDKWNGEGSMYVPEDLLPVYREKVVPVADIITPNQFEAELLSGRKIHSQEEALAVMDILHAMGPDTVVITSSDLPSSRGSDYLIALGSQRTRRPDGSTGTERIRMDIHKVDAVFVGTGDLFAAMLLAWTHKHPNNLKVACEKTVSAMHHVLQRTIQCAKAQAGEGLRPNPAQLELRMVQSKKDIEDPEIVVQATVL
- the PDXK gene encoding pyridoxal kinase isoform X2, with amino-acid sequence MEEECRVLSIQSHVVRGYVGNRAATFPLQVLGFEIDAVNSVQFSNHTGYAHWKGQVLNSDELHELYDGLKLNNVNKYDYVLTGYTRDKSFLAMVVDIVQELKQQNSRLVYVCDPVMGDKWNGEGSMYVPEDLLPVYREKVVPVADIITPNQFEAELLSGRKIHSQEEALAVMDILHAMGPDTVVITSSDLPSSRGSDYLIALGSQRTRECPTSRALAPLVLPAQVSFEASRMFRVQQNESYTLFSKSRWPRGRAHADGSGEAAVTWGALGVLQVTPGLHSPARSPGVVPRLRALRGQERRPGPPSKLSGRAGIGFCGPGSPGLPQSRVPVPDLTGVASAGPC
- the PDXK gene encoding pyridoxal kinase isoform X4 codes for the protein MVVDIVQELKQQNSRLVYVCDPVMGDKWNGEGSMYVPEDLLPVYREKVVPVADIITPNQFEAELLSGRKIHSQEEALAVMDILHAMGPDTVVITSSDLPSSRGSDYLIALGSQRTRECPTSRALAPLVLPAQVSFEASRMFRVQQNESYTLFSKSRWPRGRAHADGSGEAAVTWGALGVLQVTPGLHSPARSPGVVPRLRALRGQERRPGPPSKLSGRAGIGFCGPGSPGLPQSRVPVPDLTGVASAWVIFSGQCERDTGGWGHV
- the PDXK gene encoding pyridoxal kinase isoform X1, whose protein sequence is MEEECRVLSIQSHVVRGYVGNRAATFPLQVLGFEIDAVNSVQFSNHTGYAHWKGQVLNSDELHELYDGLKLNNVNKYDYVLTGYTRDKSFLAMVVDIVQELKQQNSRLVYVCDPVMGDKWNGEGSMYVPEDLLPVYREKVVPVADIITPNQFEAELLSGRKIHSQEEALAVMDILHAMGPDTVVITSSDLPSSRGSDYLIALGSQRTRECPTSRALAPLVLPAQVSFEASRMFRVQQNESYTLFSKSRWPRGRAHADGSGEAAVTWGALGVLQVTPGLHSPARSPGVVPRLRALRGQERRPGPPSKLSGRAGIGFCGPGSPGLPQSRVPVPDLTGVASAWVIFSGQCERDTGGWGHV